The window catacccgtttgaatcacccacatcaggtgagttcataccccataatgaatcttttaactattttaagtgttttaaggggggaataaaagttgaacacaatgataattgtgtaaatgtttgttataaatatctttcaaaatgttacttatgttatttataagttgtcaaaacatttccaaactcttttaaaggttatgttactttatagttatacaaaactctgtttttaaagtacaagcataacttagtagagaaacGAGTCTTTTTAGTAACAGTTCtagtagagcattagtaaactattataggtatactttaggagaatgctattcattacttctagtacaatgaagcacacaaagagtctgtccagttcatgagtctatactaatgcaaTACGTTTagatagatacacttacatgaatacgcttacatagatacgATTTCAATATACGATAAGAGAACAGAACATAGTAAAGTGCTGTAGCATGGAAcgttttcaggatctaactataccaatgaatcacaacgcatttttatagttatattgggtatacatgatcatagtaattgATGAGGTAAGTTAGACTTAAAAGTCATATAGTCGGGCTTGGAACAAGgttactttcaaaatagtcgagtcttggtagaatgctacttttaaaagttaggaccataatgctaatcttatgattccttaatgtatacactataggatacatatatactaatagattccgacagctaatagcatgtgtgctcttcgcttcatttcctgttctcgttggaatGTGAGCTTGGAACGagttcacccaatctattatctacccgaatctatatatatttatgcttagtatacattaagtcatcataagggtaccaggcaTGGATCAagttataggacacagagtcaatgcACAACTTTTCTAATACAAAGCATACTTTTCAAATTCAGTACTTTTGGTAAACAAAACTAGAAATTTCCCAGATACgggcttaatccatttttatTAAGCCAATATACAATTAAAGACTTTAGGTgaataactctataacaccttagtttatacaccatgtttatatatataactaatacccaatagatagttaaatgtgtgttttccgccttacttcctgtcctcgttgggttgtggacttagggcagactcacccaattaactttctacccgatatcagagTATATATaccagtataaacaaagctattataaaagtagtcactgtggtcaatattttactataagaaatataggttttcttaaaagaacttttcattaaatataaaggaaccattacaaataactccatgagtaacaattgaatacaccagggttatatatgacaacgatctaacaaccaattgaatgtgtgctatccgccttactttctgttccccgttgggttgtgagcttagggcagatgcacacaatcgattgtttgtttactctgagtataTATGGCCTGTACtcacttagtacccatagaagggcttgtagtgtcattttacttaactttcattcaagtaggaaatataggattttctagaggaacaggcgaacctttcaaaacagaacttacagcttacatcacttttacatatacattttccacaACGGTTTACAACTTACTCACATCActtaaatcttatgaactcaccagcttaattgctgataaactctttcaaataacttgcattctcaggagactattagatagGTGCTCATGctggggattcagaagatggagcattatagcttcaagttttgttttgttatttgttgatgacttctatgttttgtgaacacacacattgtaaacacattcattctaaatgaaatggttgttcattacttgcttaccatatacatatctcgtgatactaaacatgatgtcagccgcccccaaacgtttccgccgttccagttttggggtgtgacagattggtatcagagcattgtttatagttaactaagtatatcaaccgataaaagatatatgtCTAtgaatacaatggggcttaagttctctggataatgttatattttagagtataactacaagttataaaaatatacctacttgttcatacatgtacataatagaactagtgTCATGAAGAGAACAAAACTAAAGTATTTAAGGGTTGGACACTGTCGTCAAgctgaacagttatgtaatcatagctaggatcaatatagcctgatcaactatattcattcaagatgtgaccaacatgtgtttgggaatgatgtggtgttgcaacagggttaaaacttaccggaacaccagtcaagagaacgccagaacaagtacagttagagttagagtactatgggagtattctatgatactaTAGCACGATAACGAGTTTAGAACATACTAAGTACATTACGtgagaatactataggagtattttagtccatataaataacttatgtgataacttaaaggacccttgcggataggtctataatcttacagggtatattcctaaagttttatatataatcaagatcttatagacatagaattTGTGACCAacgcttcgctatccattccttttaaggaagtagtgttgaggtgggatcaattattcgaaggtctattagATCTTCACTTTATATACAAACTTGTGAACCTTGTACAATTATTGGAGGAttctgtaaggatcaccccataaagttaccttaaagctcataggttctttagtcgctttcattctcgcacgacaagcccagatagatgtaaccacttcctcatagtataCAACAGAAGTGTCCAGGAGGAAAAAGGACAAGTTCATGAGAAGTTTTCAAGGAAGGACCAATCAGAGTAATCAAAATGTCTTacacgtcacactaataaatattaatccTGTTAATTGGtcgagcgagtggaaacactgctcacattacatgtgtCAGGATTATTTTCTTGCATGCAGCTACAAACAATTATTCAGGAAAcaaatattcattcgaggatagttatttcaaattcatagagtttattaggtatagactcGTTTATGAATTTTTTCTAGAACCCTatggaagtcaggacccgatacatccaaaactaggataaccttgtcttttcagctttcgACTTGTGTCcattgctatagacttattccgtcTCATCTTTGTTTCCTTTTAGCAAAGATGCATCCTCACAGATCACCCAGACACGCTACCCCGATAACTCCAataccttctccacaaatcgatgcaGTAACTCTGAACCCTGCAGTGGCCGCGGCTGTGGCAAcaaccatggctcagtatcacccCAGCAGTATAGGTGGAGGTGAAACACCTActgattctactcaaggtgaagtCCCGGTGCGCCagggagagttctcctacaaggacttcaccagatgccaaccattgtccttcaaagggactgaaggagtcattgccctAATGTAATGTTTCGAGAAAACAGAGTCAGTTTTCGAAATCTGTTTAAgcccagaaggaagcaaagtgaagtttgctgcctccACCTTCTctggcaaggccctaacatggtggaatagccatgttaagtcactgaacctagaagtggctaactcaataggttgggaaaacctaaaagagttaatgcgggAGGAATACTGCCCGTTAGGCTagattcaaaaactggaacaagagctgtgggatatcactatggtcggctcagacatagtgacctacactgacCGGTTCAACGAACTACCAGCTCTATGCCCCAGGATGATTACctcagagagcaagaagatagaaaagtacatttggggtctgactgctccgacccaaggaaatgtgttgTCTTCTAGCCCAGCCATGTTTGATAGTGCTAAACgcttggctcagcgactcatcgatcatggagtccgccacaACATGAAAATCCTTATTCCTGAGCCATCGAGGGAAGAGGGCAATAATCAgaagtcggggaacaagaggaagaagaagcaaACAAAACAAGACACCACGCAAAAGTAACGAGCaagtactatgtacgccgctacGAGGCCTACTGCTTTAGCACCTACCAGTCGTTATGTTGGAAACTTtccgaagtgtggaaagtgcaactttcaccaccCCAGAGTATGCCAGGAAATGCAGTGTCAGAACTGTcgcagaaagggacacacagtccgttactACAGGGCACCAGCTCCACAAatctcccaagtcctcggagctgaagaaaaccaagactgctatggttgtggtgagaatggacaccgacagagggactgcccaataatGAAGAACTCAGGAGCGGATGGAtgtattctgatgatcaccgcaggagaatctaccccggagtcgtcgacgagtagtggtacgttttcaaaatagtaattacttttaaaaatttaattatattcatataaaattaaaatttggggatgacatttaaaagtaactataacaactcacatgttaaAATAGGTCGTAATATTCAAGAGAATTAAAAGATCctttagagaagctattatggctCACCATATACATCAGAGTTGTGCGCaactaagatgttgcagacttagagtaAGTGACTCTTcttaggtcccctttccttaattggttgaggatttgaggtAGAGATACTCAGTCGAAGGCCTGGCTCATCTTAATTATCCGTAACTTGTATATGACGGGTGATGGTAGTGGTAGCATGGGGGATCATGGAATAAAAGTATCCCTTCAGTTAGTAAAtcacttttatttgtatgtatccacacatagcggtacgatacataTGAGTGTTAACTTCAAATAGAAAACAGGAAACACGAGAACAGTTACAAAGAGTACATAgttgaacatactaggagtacagtaTCGAGCATGCCAGGGATACATCGTCGTttatcagacgtttctttcatttgaccaaaacaTTGTTCTGTATAGAGTCCGTTGTATTCTTTCATCATgaattggcgtggtcctcaccatattgagtttgtatgtttctatcgcctcgatcggcaagttctcgaaactttcaTCATTCGTATCGAAAGTCTGAACTGAATCAAAATTTTATCTTTCGCATTCTAAAACCCCAAAAGTACTAGTGtgaagagtactttgtcctctGAAGCCTTATCGTCAGATGTTTGCAGACCGTCatgaaataccactcgtccagcagaccatGTTCGAGCATAGAGGCTATGGACGAATACAACCCACCTAATATTATTTAGTGTATATGTGAaggtggtatatgattatgattacgtagatctagtgtgtgtgtttccgccctatctcctgtccTCGTTGgcttgtggacctagggcagagtcgcacatccgaccgtcttactaacccaaattatatacgacttgtaaaGATCTGTGGGATGACCTTGAAACCAAATACTGGCAGAGGATGCTTCAAGTTAAAAATTCATTGTCAGTAATTTTAACAGTTACAAGATGTTGGATTCAAGGTCTGTCATGGAACAATACAATGAACTCATGAGGATTTAGGGACAATTTGAACAACACAAAATGCAAATGGATGAATCTATTTTTGTCTCAAGAGCTATTGACAAATTACCCCATCCTAGAAAGACTTTAAACACACACTGAAACACCATAAAGAAGATTTGTATCTAGTACAATTTGGAAGTCACTTGAGAATTGAAAAGGGGTCTTCGGGATCAAGAAAGTGGTaaggaaaaagaaaaggaagttcTTGGAACTTTAGTGAACATGGTGGAAGATGACAACCATTAGaaaaataactaagcaaaaagaaagaaaaaggatGACCATTATAAGGATTCAAATATGAAAGAAAAACAAGTATGTTGGGATTGCATCAAACCCGGTTACATGAAATGAGATTGTCGTTTGAAGAAAAAAATGTTACAAACACTTCTTTACAAGGATCTAATGATCAAGGTCCAAAACCACAAGGTCAAAATATGATTTCTGAAAATACtactattgttattatatatcATGTAACACTTATTCCTGATTCAttctatgtcacacccccgaaccagacggcggaaacgtccgggggctgtcgtgactcaattgaataccataacattgaatatatatgaaacataacaacattcgtcaccgtgcattaatatattacaaccaacagtgtttacatgtcatacattgtttaaacattacattcccaaaaattaaattgtttgattcatacataaataaactgcaaccgtcactgaatatgatttcctttgattcactggttccctgagaatacaagtattttgaaaaacgtcaacatatgaaatgttggtgagttcataagtagtggttgaaatcgaatgtttgtattgtttgaaaaaccgccagaaaatccgatattttctgaaaagaaaagcttttgaaaacgtttgtgaagatccataggtatgcttgtttgtttctatacttaaaaaaaatttcatttaagttgtatgcatttcaaatctgtatgtattgaaaaccctaggaaaacccgatgttctcctagttccttgaattgcatgaagttacattgaaaccattgcatagcgtatagtgtcagtcccaggcgacgttggaaggttctcgagcaggattatttactacaaacccgcgttacacaaacgtctagtttatagttatactaacgactccgaaggcgtcgtcagtactaatcgcgttatccaatcgccctgactaggtgtcgtcccacatccgaagagtaagaggacacgaaggcctcgatgactccattaatcggttggggataatatgcgtgcgaggggtccccgacccgcctcgtaaaatatgcagacttttctagcaataccaaggacccttggggaccagtggtatacaagccattgaaagtccctctacgttgtgccgagtcggtgaaactcaacacttcgtagaaaatatgcgtcctcgggccttaagatcaggtcattgggctagctaggcccaacaagcaagattttacacttttggggcccgaagatggtgcgtagacgtctgtgcacactcgtatgtaagctaagttcccaaacgttatttatatgaatcgtagtgtagtagtgtcgtagtgttagtagttgtagatttctattggttcgagaccgaaccaattcgtttaacgacttttggtattgtaatgtgttgtatttcgtcgatagtcgcgatgctattatttaatcaaattgtgtatattgaattagccttgaaatatttctgttttcagcccctcattatttgtaaaatttacattttcaccccttttatttaatatttccctgtttggtccttaaattaatttccttgacattttaacaccaaaaattattgaaattaatatttttcagcatatttttcatagaaaacagtttaagtccctgaaaatgcagttttcttggttttaatcccttcttttcgcaactttgacaattttggcccaaattggaaaatttttgcaactttggtcctttttaaatttaaaaagcattttaaaccttttaaaaggatttggaacacttatagtccactgttttacagaaaatcacagttttggccctccaaaacagaaaaatttgcataatgggcctcattgggccaaaaatgtcatttttagcccattaagcttgaaattcatgtttttaatcctctcattaagtataattccagaaatagttttatggaaactgttttggcacacttcatccatcagaatctgtgaaatgtcaatttgggcccttaattttgtatttttcacatttttggcccaaaatttgtgtttttagcttaaagaaaattgttactaaaccatttagctatctttcttgaaacactttgtatttagaaacatatttgaagctaaagtcatttaacacaagatatatctcggttttgaggggttttatggctagatccaacattaaaacacataaaagcatacatataagcatggaaatcatacaaggcatacaaacacatatagatctacactttcacttgtatttccccccccccccccccccacaaaactcataaaaacagaaaatagggggtatgaagctcaccttaggtgtggggctcggttttgcaaagaaaatggaaggaaaatgaagtgtttttggccttagctcccttccttggtagatctcgagtttgagatggttctagggtgcaagatcacgatttttgcatggattaggaagagatttttgataaataaggaatacaagtcatagatacaagcaaaaccttaccttagatgatgatttttgtggaagaacttccttgaatgcttcctatttTTCGAGATTTTAGAGAGGGAAgaagggagtgttcttgagtgaatctagagagagttgagatatttttggggtgtgtatgtgggtatggccgagagtgagagagagaagggaagaagaggtgatatttgaggtgatgtgcatggagaaatgagattaatgcatggatatcctatgggtaaagatgaggtggcaagcaaatagtcaactcttccatttctctttgggtttgggccttgggccgagaatgtgaaaggaaaaaggaaaaatttgggcttttgcccctaagcccactatTAGAGTTATTCTTAGGTATGTTTTAAGCTTAAAAGAATGTTGtaggatttttttatatttttattggactagtttaggttattcatggctcAAAGCTctcaatttatttcattctaggcccaatatggctcaaaatgttaaaataaataagtgtgggtccaattagagcccaattagggttctaagcccatgatagtctaattggaagcttattggtccgtttggatccaataaggaagttctagtccaaaatagacttaacaagaacttctagggttttccaattgtttgatgactacttgtagtacttgtatgatgtatttgattgaagtttttgattcacatttacttgaatgtatagattacatagctcaaaattttcagttgtgacattCTATGTTCAAGATGATGATCATTCATGGTAGATAGACTCACGGGCGACGAGTCATGTATGTAAAGATCATTCTTAGTTCAAGGATTATGAAGTAGTTAATGATGGATCGGTGCTGTACACAGGAGACCATAAAGCACCTGTGGTGGTTCGTGGATCTGTGCTTTTATGTCTtacttttggaaaaacttttCTTCTTAAGAATGTTATTCATGTTCCTAAGATTATAAAGAACTTAGTTTTTGGTGGTGGAATTAATAGATGTAGATATATATAAACTAGTCTATGAATCTAATAAGTTTGTATTAACTAAGTGTGGTACATTTGTTGGGTTTGGGTATTATTGTAATGGTATGTTTAGATTGAATGTAAATAACAATAAAGTTGCAGATACTATATACATGACTTGTTCTAGTATTGATGATTCTTCTTTATGGTACCCTCGTTTAAGAAATGTACATTATAAAAGAATGCTTAAAATGTCTAAAAACGAATAATACCATCTTTTGATGTTAACATagaaaaatgtaaaacatgcatgttAACTAAGATAACTAGACAACCTTTTCCTAATGTTAAAAGGAATTACGTTATGCTTGAATTAATTCATAGTGATCTATGTGATTTTAATTCAACCCCATCCTTAGGAAATAAGAAAGACATATGTATTTCTATAGATGATTATTCTCGTTTTTGTTATTTATATTTGTTACATTCGAAAGATGAAGCACTtgataatttcaaaatttataaaaatgaagCTAAATTGCAACAAAATGATTTAATCAAAAGACTTTGCACTATTTGTGGTGGAGAATATTATGATCCTAGTTATTTCCAATCTTTTGGTATTATACATGAAATAattgctccatatactcctcagtAAAATGGGATTTCTGAAAGGAAAAATAAAATTCTAAAGGAAATAGTGAACTTAGTGTTGTCTTAATCCAGTTTGAGAGATGGTTTATGGGATAAGCTATGCTAACTACATGTTATCTTCTAAATAGAGATCCAAAAAACGATCAAGGTAACCCCTATGAACTTGGGTACAAAAAGAAACCAAACTTACAATATCTTATAGTTTGGGGTTGTGTGAGGCTGAATGAACAAAAAATGAATACTTTGGGTGAAAGAGGTATTgattgtatctttattggatatgtTGAGCATTCCAAGGCTTATAGGTTTTATGTTATATAACCTAATGCTTCTGTCTTATTTAAaattgttataaaatttaaagatGCAATATTTAATGAAAATCGTTTTTCATCCATTCCTAGACCAAAATCCTTGGTGCCTAGTTCCAATGAAGACAAAGGAAAGTTAAATCATTCAGTAATGACTTTCAACTTTACCTAGTTGAGGGTTCTAGAGATGAAATTACAAATCAATATTCATATTGTTTTAGTGATGAAGAAGATCCTAAAACATTTGATGAAGCAACGAAATCTCAAGACATTGCTTTCTAGAAAGTACCAATAAATGATGAGATGGATTCCACCATGGGGAATAATACTTGGGTGTCGTTTGATCTTTTTCCTGGATGCAAACCTTTGGATTGCAGTGGGATATTCAAAAGCAAGATGAAAGTTGATGGATCAATTGACAAGTTTAAGTCTCAATTGGTTATTCAAGGTTTTAGACTAAAACCTGGCATTGACTATTTTGACACTTATGGTCCAGTCGCTCGTATATCCACCATTAGATAGCTGGTTACCTTAGCAAAAATTCATAATTTAgtgattcaccaaatggatgtgaaaacaactTTCTTAAATGGTAATTTAGAGCAAGATGTGTATATGAGGCAACCTGAGGGATATATAATGCTTGGAAATAAGTATAAGTTGTACAAATTCGTTAAATCATTGTATAGGTTGAAGCAAGCACCAAAACAGTAGCATCAAAAATTTGATGAGTTGTCTTGTCTCATGGTTTCAAGCTGAATCAATCAGACAAGTGTGGATATAGAAAGTTTGATGAGTCTGGAAAAGAAGTGATCGTATgattgtatgtagatgatatgtTAATCTTTACTGCTGATCAAAGGCAAGTTGACATCACCAAAGAGTTTTTATCATCTCAGTTTTCCATGAAGGATATTGGGGAGGAAAAATTGATTCTTGGAATACGAATCAAGTGTAAACATCAAGGGATCCCAACTTCACAGTCTCATTACATCGATAAAGTTCTTGAGAAGTTCAATTATTCTGATTGTTCTCCTATGAGTACACCTTTTGATCCAAGTATGAAACTTATCCCAAACACCAGTGATGCAGTTTCACAACTTGACTATTCAAAGGTCATTGGGTGGTTGATGTATGTTATCAACAACACAAGGTCTGATATTGCATTTGTTGTAGGAAAGTTATGTAGGTTTACTAGCAATCCTAGTACTCATCACTAGCAAGTAATAATGAGAGTGCTAAGGTATCTTAAGAAAACAATGgaatttggtttgacttatgtaggGTTTCCTTCGGTTATTGAAGAATATTTAGATGCTAGTTGGATCGCTAATGTTGCAGACTAATCTTCTACAAGTGGTTGGTTGCTTTTTCTTGGTGGAGGTTCCATTTCATGAGCTTCTAAGAAACAAGCATGCATCACAAATTTAATTATGGAATTTGAATTGGTATACCATGCAGATGCTGGAAAAGAAGCACAATGGTTAAGGGATTTTATCTATGAAATTCCTTTGTAGCCAAATCCTATATCACCAATTTCTATACATTGTGCTAGTGTTGTTACCTTGGCAAAAACATACAATCATTTTATAATGGAATGTCGTGACATTTGGGTGTTAGGCACAACATGGTACATGAGCTTATAAATCATGATCTCATTTCTATTGAATTTGTTCGATACCAACAAAACTTAGCTGATCACTTGAAGAAGGGGTTAGCTAGATAATTGGTAAAGAAGTCGGTTAGAGGGAAGGGTTCAAGGCCCAATTGATATATCTATGGGTGAGATACCTAATTCCCTTCTAATACAATGTTAGAAGTTAAACTCAATGTGGAAAGATTGCTTATGGAGATTGGACAACATTTATATACTACATCCCAATGTATGTGCTTATAACTCATAATGTAAAAGTAGGTTGATTAAGTTCT of the Lactuca sativa cultivar Salinas chromosome 6, Lsat_Salinas_v11, whole genome shotgun sequence genome contains:
- the LOC111921900 gene encoding uncharacterized mitochondrial protein AtMg00810-like, translated to MDSTMGNNTWVSFDLFPGCKPLDCSGIFKSKMKVDGSIDKFKSQLVIQDDMLIFTADQRQVDITKEFLSSQFSMKDIGEEKLILGIRIKCKHQGIPTSQSHYIDKVLEKFNYSDCSPMSTPFDPSMKLIPNTSDAVSQLDYSKVIGWLMYVINNTRSDIAFVVGKLWFPSVIEEYLDASWIANVAD